The Maridesulfovibrio ferrireducens genome window below encodes:
- the wecB gene encoding non-hydrolyzing UDP-N-acetylglucosamine 2-epimerase, whose protein sequence is MKKVFLVAGARPNLMKVAPIFRASRNLESIECDIVYTGQHYDRQMSQVFFEDLDIDEPKFNMGKSTGSHAEQTGAIMISFEKICIEHKPDLVVVVGDVNSTLACSVTARKLHIPVAHVEAGLRSGDLDMPEEINRMVTDSISNLFFTTEEHGFDNLLREGKDPASVFQVGNVMIDNLFYNVKRLGDDVTSDYQSRPLKEKLGKYAFLTLHRPSNVDCKDVLKGIVSALNKISEKLPILFPIHPRTAKMMEEFSISFSENVHTFPPLSFRESLYLWKDAQVVITDSGGLQEETTALGVPCVTVRENTERPVTVDRGTNVIAGVSEAKILSEVEKAFAKTDDPAPEIPGWDGHAAERIWEILIDYLNRG, encoded by the coding sequence ATGAAAAAAGTTTTTCTGGTAGCCGGAGCGCGGCCTAACTTGATGAAAGTAGCCCCTATTTTCAGGGCATCCCGCAATTTGGAATCCATTGAATGCGACATTGTTTATACTGGTCAGCATTATGATCGTCAGATGTCTCAGGTCTTTTTTGAGGATCTGGATATTGATGAGCCTAAGTTTAATATGGGTAAATCAACAGGTTCTCATGCTGAGCAGACCGGCGCGATAATGATCTCTTTTGAGAAGATATGTATTGAGCACAAGCCTGATCTGGTCGTTGTTGTGGGCGATGTTAATTCCACTCTGGCTTGTTCTGTCACTGCTCGGAAACTGCATATCCCTGTGGCTCACGTTGAGGCTGGTCTTAGAAGCGGTGATCTGGATATGCCTGAAGAAATCAACCGTATGGTTACAGATTCGATCAGTAATTTATTTTTTACTACCGAAGAGCACGGATTCGATAATTTATTGCGCGAAGGTAAAGACCCTGCTTCGGTTTTTCAGGTCGGCAACGTCATGATCGACAATTTGTTCTATAATGTGAAGAGGCTTGGAGACGATGTTACTTCCGATTATCAATCCAGGCCGCTCAAAGAAAAGCTTGGGAAGTATGCGTTTTTAACGCTGCATCGTCCTTCAAATGTAGATTGTAAAGATGTCTTGAAGGGTATTGTTTCCGCGCTTAATAAAATTTCAGAGAAATTGCCTATTCTGTTTCCTATCCATCCTCGCACAGCCAAGATGATGGAAGAGTTTTCTATTTCATTTTCAGAAAATGTGCATACTTTTCCGCCTCTTTCGTTTCGTGAATCACTCTATCTGTGGAAAGATGCACAGGTTGTCATTACCGACAGCGGCGGATTGCAGGAAGAAACGACAGCTCTTGGCGTTCCTTGTGTAACCGTTCGTGAGAATACAGAGCGTCCTGTCACTGTCGATCGCGGAACAAATGTTATTGCAGGTGTTTCTGAAGCTAAAATTCTGAGTGAAGTAGAAAAGGCTTTTGCTAAAACAGATGATCCTGCCCCTGAAATACCAGGTTGGGACGGGCACGCCGCTGAGCGTATTTGGGAAATTCTGATTGATTATTTGAATCGAGGTTAA
- the radA gene encoding DNA repair protein RadA: protein MKTKDIFVCSGCGAQAIKWQGQCPRCGEWNTLQQKVVVRKKGAVSHTYAGVRTTALADIPTEHTEARSTGFAPLDTVLGKGFVPGGAVLVGGEPGIGKSTLLLQLACAQAQMGNRAVYFSGEESLAQIRGRAERLGLLNSGMLAIASTNSEEALAILEAPEKPDLLIIDSVQTLNSSRAEGIPGCVSQVRAVSSELVEAAKKTTATLVLVGHVTKDGQIAGPKLLEHMVDTVLYLEGDRKHMMRIMRVLKNRFGPSDELVVFSMRESGMEIVEDPSTLFLGDRDDSFSGAAVVMAMDGHKPFAVEVQALASRSVLSIPRRTALGFDTNRLNLILAVLEKRLNLNLGQLDIYAKIGGGLAMRDPGLDLGVAAAVLSSFYDRPLPAGSVFWGEVDLNGRIRPASGGETRLKQADRLGYGPIFQSESCRTLDELQNKLFGPNG from the coding sequence ATGAAAACGAAAGATATTTTTGTTTGTTCGGGTTGCGGAGCTCAAGCCATTAAATGGCAGGGGCAATGCCCTCGTTGCGGTGAATGGAATACTTTGCAGCAAAAAGTGGTTGTTCGTAAAAAGGGAGCAGTAAGTCATACTTATGCAGGCGTAAGAACTACTGCTCTGGCTGACATTCCGACAGAACATACCGAGGCCCGTTCAACAGGGTTTGCTCCGCTTGATACTGTGTTGGGAAAAGGTTTTGTTCCCGGTGGAGCTGTCCTTGTCGGCGGTGAACCCGGTATCGGAAAATCGACCCTGCTTTTGCAGCTTGCCTGTGCTCAGGCACAGATGGGAAACCGGGCTGTATACTTTTCCGGTGAAGAATCTTTGGCTCAAATCAGAGGGCGCGCCGAAAGACTGGGGTTGCTCAATTCAGGAATGCTTGCCATTGCCAGCACTAATTCCGAAGAAGCTCTTGCTATTCTCGAAGCTCCGGAGAAACCGGATCTCTTGATAATCGATTCCGTGCAAACACTTAATTCTTCTCGTGCGGAAGGTATTCCGGGATGCGTCAGTCAAGTGCGTGCTGTTTCGTCTGAACTTGTCGAAGCAGCTAAAAAGACCACTGCGACGCTGGTGTTAGTCGGGCATGTCACCAAAGACGGACAGATTGCCGGGCCAAAGTTACTTGAGCATATGGTTGATACCGTTCTTTATCTTGAAGGCGACCGTAAACATATGATGCGCATTATGCGCGTGCTTAAAAACAGATTCGGTCCCAGTGATGAGCTGGTTGTCTTTTCCATGCGTGAATCGGGAATGGAAATAGTTGAAGATCCTTCAACACTTTTTCTCGGTGACAGGGACGATTCTTTTTCCGGTGCAGCTGTAGTTATGGCAATGGACGGGCACAAACCTTTTGCTGTAGAAGTACAGGCCTTAGCGAGCCGTTCAGTGCTTTCCATACCGCGTCGAACAGCGTTGGGATTTGACACAAACAGGCTTAATCTGATTCTTGCCGTACTTGAAAAAAGGCTCAATTTAAATCTCGGACAGCTTGATATTTACGCAAAAATAGGCGGCGGTCTTGCTATGCGCGATCCCGGCCTTGATCTTGGAGTCGCAGCCGCTGTTCTTTCTTCTTTCTATGATCGTCCGCTCCCGGCCGGCTCAGTATTTTGGGGCGAAGTTGATTTAAACGGCCGCATCCGTCCTGCTTCGGGCGGAGAAACAAGACTCAAACAGGCAGACAGACTTGGATATGGTCCAATTTTTCAGTCTGAATCATGTCGTACTTTGGATGAATTGCAGAATAAGCTTTTCGGACCAAATGGATAA
- a CDS encoding DUF3426 domain-containing protein yields the protein MIITCSNCETKFNLPDSKIPAGGVKVKCSKCANVFKVSPPALEPEDEVASMLEEEIVSEPKPQPKPKPKPEPEPEPEPEPEPEAPAEEDLDEDLFGEDSSEETEEDLDEDLFGDLGADDEAPAVAGTDDLEDDLFGSDDNDADADLGADLFDDDEPAAPADDEEAFDIDEELFGSDEDDEFSEEVAEEEAPEPVAEEESFDEDELFGDDEETESFSEDELFGDDEEVEDEESYEEGESFEEEDDDDDHGLPLDDGEINGFDLDEDSTRSSAGKNGGKKKGKGMIITLIIVLLFAGGAGAAWYLKLWESVPFDIPFVSSTEDGEMDASEPPSKRFSKFSFKDLRQFYVNNDKAGQLFIIEGKVVNNFNTPKELIEVEAQLFDDKGQVLDSQRLLCGNTLSLFQLEVQSREEIDAGLTSKVGVLSNNTLLKPGMDTPFMVVFFKPSPAVKEYVINVVEAKNPPKK from the coding sequence ATGATTATTACGTGTTCCAACTGTGAGACCAAGTTCAATTTACCGGATAGTAAAATTCCAGCAGGCGGAGTTAAAGTTAAATGCTCCAAGTGTGCGAATGTTTTTAAGGTAAGCCCTCCTGCTCTAGAGCCGGAAGACGAAGTTGCGTCTATGCTCGAAGAAGAGATTGTTAGTGAGCCGAAGCCGCAACCAAAACCAAAACCGAAACCTGAGCCAGAGCCCGAACCAGAACCGGAACCGGAACCGGAAGCTCCTGCTGAAGAAGATCTTGATGAAGATTTGTTTGGCGAAGACTCAAGCGAAGAAACTGAAGAGGATCTTGATGAAGATCTTTTCGGTGACCTTGGAGCCGATGATGAGGCTCCCGCTGTTGCCGGTACTGATGATCTTGAAGATGATCTTTTCGGTTCAGATGATAATGATGCCGACGCGGATTTAGGTGCGGATCTTTTTGATGATGATGAGCCCGCAGCACCTGCTGACGACGAAGAGGCTTTTGATATAGATGAGGAACTTTTCGGCAGTGATGAAGATGATGAATTTTCAGAAGAAGTTGCTGAAGAAGAAGCTCCCGAACCCGTAGCCGAAGAAGAGTCCTTTGATGAAGATGAACTCTTTGGCGATGACGAGGAAACTGAATCTTTTTCCGAAGACGAGCTTTTCGGAGATGATGAGGAAGTTGAAGACGAGGAATCTTACGAAGAGGGAGAATCCTTTGAAGAAGAGGATGATGATGACGACCACGGTCTTCCCCTTGACGATGGAGAGATAAACGGTTTTGACCTTGATGAAGACTCCACCCGGTCTTCTGCGGGTAAAAACGGTGGTAAGAAAAAAGGAAAAGGAATGATCATTACTTTGATCATTGTCCTGCTTTTTGCCGGAGGAGCCGGGGCAGCCTGGTATCTGAAACTCTGGGAAAGTGTTCCTTTCGATATTCCTTTTGTCTCTTCTACTGAAGATGGCGAGATGGACGCTTCCGAGCCTCCGTCCAAAAGATTCAGTAAGTTCTCTTTTAAAGATTTGCGCCAATTTTATGTGAATAATGACAAAGCTGGACAGCTTTTTATAATCGAAGGCAAAGTGGTAAATAATTTCAATACGCCTAAAGAGCTTATTGAAGTGGAAGCCCAGCTTTTTGATGATAAAGGGCAGGTGCTTGATTCTCAAAGACTTCTTTGTGGAAACACACTTTCACTGTTCCAGCTTGAAGTTCAGTCCCGTGAGGAAATAGATGCAGGGCTGACTTCGAAGGTTGGAGTTTTATCAAATAATACTCTGCTTAAGCCGGGCATGGATACTCCTTTCATGGTGGTATTCTTCAAACCGTCTCCTGCTGTTAAGGAATATGTTATCAATGTGGTGGAAGCCAAAAATCCGCCTAAGAAATAA
- the hpt gene encoding hypoxanthine phosphoribosyltransferase — MGHCLKEVFSSEVIAARIKEISKEISVTYGDQPLVCVCVLKGAYLFFADLTRSLEAEPEIDFVRLSSYGSGTSRTGSMNFSKDLEGSIADKHVLIVEDIVDTGHSVEFLKHVFSKRNPLSIKTCALIDKGERREIDLKVDFPGFVVENGFLVGYGMDYAEKYRYLNAVYELENV; from the coding sequence ATGGGCCATTGCCTTAAAGAAGTATTCTCTTCCGAAGTTATTGCGGCTAGAATTAAGGAAATTAGTAAAGAAATTTCTGTAACATACGGGGATCAGCCTTTAGTATGTGTATGCGTGTTAAAAGGTGCCTATCTTTTTTTTGCGGATCTTACACGCAGTCTCGAAGCTGAGCCGGAAATAGATTTTGTTCGCCTTTCAAGTTATGGAAGCGGAACAAGCAGAACCGGAAGCATGAATTTTTCAAAAGATCTGGAAGGATCTATTGCCGATAAGCATGTTCTTATAGTAGAAGATATTGTAGATACTGGGCATTCTGTTGAATTTTTGAAGCATGTTTTCTCCAAGCGTAATCCGCTTAGCATTAAAACCTGTGCTCTGATTGATAAAGGAGAGCGCAGAGAAATTGATCTTAAAGTCGATTTTCCCGGTTTTGTTGTTGAGAATGGCTTCCTTGTAGGATACGGAATGGACTACGCTGAAAAATACAGGTATCTAAATGCTGTCTATGAATTAGAGAATGTCTAA
- a CDS encoding N-acetyltransferase, which translates to MTIIRKARMEDAEAIHSIIKDSTKNAMVLPRSRASVYNHLRDFFVAETDDGRVVGCCALAISWDCLAEVRSMVVIPDERGSNLGGRMVEACIQEARDLGVCEVFVLTNIEAFFAKQGFVVTDKNILPQKVWADCINCPLFPDCDEIPMIMKL; encoded by the coding sequence GTGACAATTATTAGAAAGGCTCGGATGGAAGATGCCGAAGCAATCCATTCAATCATAAAAGACAGTACTAAGAATGCAATGGTTCTGCCTCGTTCCCGGGCTTCGGTTTATAATCATCTTCGTGATTTTTTTGTTGCCGAAACGGATGATGGCAGAGTGGTCGGATGTTGCGCATTGGCCATCAGCTGGGATTGCTTAGCTGAAGTTCGTTCTATGGTGGTTATTCCTGATGAACGCGGATCTAATCTGGGTGGCAGAATGGTTGAAGCGTGTATTCAGGAAGCTCGTGATTTGGGAGTTTGTGAAGTTTTTGTTCTCACAAACATTGAGGCATTTTTTGCCAAGCAGGGATTCGTTGTGACGGATAAAAACATACTTCCGCAGAAAGTCTGGGCGGATTGTATTAATTGTCCGCTGTTTCCTGATTGTGATGAAATTCCAATGATAATGAAACTTTAA
- a CDS encoding TlpA disulfide reductase family protein, with protein MRFTNKICVMMAMVLMLAVGCSKAETTGEVKTLNAQAVQDVVAQSKGKVVVLNFWATWCPPCRAEIPELVELRKKFSDDDLMMIGVSVDPDVADVKEFMSKDAQFNYPIYFADSDVGSFFKLESIPRTLVFDTKGKKVFDKSGSFPGSMFEAFINKLLKDR; from the coding sequence ATGAGATTTACAAATAAGATTTGCGTAATGATGGCGATGGTTTTGATGTTGGCGGTTGGTTGCAGCAAGGCTGAAACAACCGGTGAAGTTAAAACTTTGAACGCTCAGGCTGTTCAAGATGTTGTCGCGCAGTCAAAAGGGAAAGTTGTTGTTCTCAATTTCTGGGCAACATGGTGTCCTCCCTGTCGTGCTGAAATACCTGAATTGGTTGAATTGCGCAAAAAATTCTCTGATGACGATCTGATGATGATCGGAGTTTCAGTTGATCCTGACGTTGCAGATGTTAAAGAATTTATGAGTAAAGATGCTCAGTTTAATTACCCTATTTATTTTGCTGACAGCGATGTAGGAAGCTTTTTCAAGCTTGAAAGTATTCCTAGAACTCTTGTTTTTGACACTAAGGGTAAGAAAGTTTTTGATAAATCCGGTAGTTTTCCCGGTTCAATGTTTGAGGCTTTCATTAACAAGCTGCTTAAGGATCGGTAA
- a CDS encoding homocysteine S-methyltransferase family protein yields the protein MPDFRKALSDDRVYFFDGGYGTLLQGRGLPAGMSPEIFGLESPEVIKSVHKDYVSAGANVLTTNTFGGSRPKLGSGADVIGLNREMALIAKSVAGDNVFVAGSVGPTGYFVQPLGEMTFKEMVEIYKEQIKGLVEGGVDLILGETHFDLAEARAVVIAAREVCDLPVALSMTFESPAACLTGSSPLTFIDTMQNMGVELMGTNCSAGPEQIYEVLESMQPRLSSPLLVEANAGLPELDENRQTVFRLQPEPFAKQSVRFLEVGAKFIGGCCGTTPDHIRALRNAVGDAKWKRPVPEDNCQMVLTSRAQSVKIGFDQRGVIIGERINPTGKKVLSAELQKGQFTEAMKFAAEQLSAGAPVLDINVGAPMVDEVKILPALTKEVMAQFPAPLSIDSTNPDAVEAALWAYAGSPLVNSISGESGRMERLGPLCKKFGAPFILLPIIGSKLPFTCAERIEVVSKLLEEADSYGIPRRLIMVDALALTVSSKPEAARHCMDFIRHCKEEWNLPTVLGLSNVSFGLPARELLNSSFLTLCQGQGLCAFIANPNSSRLRESLYSAEVLLARDPQAEQFIEQYSGWTPSGDGGQATGGGQNQGKPKAVAENLFDAVVSGDRGGILALVERDLAGGRDPFALVNDELIPAIMEVGEKYERKEYFLPQLLQSAETLQKAFEKLKPIMEAAGGTEEQDVIVMATVEGDIHDIGKNIVCLMLRNHGFDVVDLGKDVSAETIVNAAQEKGAKIIGLSALMTTTMVRMEDTINLLKERNLDIKVMIGGAVITGGFCDSIGADGWSTDAVAAVKVAKELLQ from the coding sequence ATGCCGGATTTTCGTAAAGCTCTCAGCGACGATCGTGTTTATTTTTTCGATGGTGGATATGGAACACTTCTACAGGGAAGAGGTCTTCCCGCAGGAATGTCTCCTGAAATTTTCGGTCTTGAGAGCCCTGAAGTTATAAAATCTGTGCACAAGGATTATGTTTCTGCCGGGGCGAATGTTCTTACCACTAACACCTTCGGCGGCAGCAGGCCCAAGCTCGGCTCGGGTGCGGATGTCATCGGCCTGAACAGAGAAATGGCTCTTATCGCCAAAAGCGTTGCCGGAGATAACGTCTTTGTTGCCGGTAGTGTCGGTCCAACCGGTTATTTTGTCCAGCCTCTAGGTGAAATGACCTTTAAAGAGATGGTCGAGATCTATAAAGAACAGATCAAGGGACTGGTTGAAGGTGGAGTTGATCTGATTCTCGGTGAAACTCATTTTGACCTTGCTGAAGCGAGAGCTGTTGTTATTGCCGCCCGCGAAGTCTGCGACTTGCCCGTTGCTCTTTCCATGACTTTTGAATCTCCTGCCGCTTGTCTGACAGGTTCGTCTCCGCTGACGTTTATTGACACCATGCAGAATATGGGTGTTGAACTGATGGGGACCAACTGCAGTGCAGGGCCTGAACAGATATATGAAGTGCTGGAGTCCATGCAGCCGAGGCTTTCCAGTCCATTGCTGGTTGAAGCAAATGCCGGACTTCCTGAACTGGATGAAAACCGTCAAACAGTTTTTAGACTTCAGCCTGAGCCTTTTGCCAAACAATCCGTTCGTTTCCTTGAAGTTGGTGCTAAATTTATAGGTGGTTGCTGCGGAACAACTCCTGACCATATCAGAGCGCTCAGAAATGCTGTGGGTGACGCAAAATGGAAGCGTCCTGTTCCCGAGGATAATTGCCAGATGGTTCTTACGTCTCGTGCGCAGTCCGTTAAGATCGGATTTGATCAGCGCGGTGTAATCATCGGTGAGCGTATTAATCCCACCGGAAAGAAAGTTCTCAGTGCCGAGCTTCAAAAAGGGCAGTTCACCGAGGCTATGAAGTTTGCCGCAGAGCAGCTTTCAGCCGGAGCACCTGTGCTTGATATTAATGTAGGCGCTCCCATGGTTGATGAAGTTAAAATTTTACCGGCCCTCACCAAAGAAGTTATGGCGCAGTTTCCTGCTCCTTTAAGTATAGATTCTACTAATCCTGATGCTGTTGAAGCCGCTTTGTGGGCTTACGCAGGTTCTCCGCTTGTCAATTCTATCAGTGGTGAATCAGGACGTATGGAACGGCTTGGACCGCTTTGTAAGAAGTTCGGAGCTCCTTTTATTTTACTGCCCATAATCGGCAGCAAGCTTCCTTTCACCTGTGCGGAAAGAATTGAAGTGGTTTCCAAGCTTCTTGAAGAAGCGGATTCCTACGGTATTCCCCGCAGACTTATAATGGTCGATGCTCTTGCGTTGACTGTTTCGTCCAAGCCGGAAGCCGCAAGGCATTGCATGGACTTTATTCGTCACTGCAAAGAAGAATGGAATCTGCCGACAGTTCTGGGACTTTCCAACGTATCGTTCGGATTGCCCGCCCGCGAACTTCTCAACTCAAGTTTCCTGACTTTGTGTCAGGGGCAGGGGCTTTGCGCTTTTATCGCTAACCCTAACTCTTCCAGACTCAGAGAGAGCCTCTATTCCGCAGAAGTCCTGCTCGCCAGAGATCCTCAGGCAGAGCAGTTTATCGAGCAGTACTCCGGATGGACTCCTTCCGGGGACGGTGGACAGGCTACAGGTGGTGGACAGAATCAAGGAAAACCAAAAGCCGTAGCTGAGAATCTTTTTGACGCAGTCGTTTCAGGAGACAGGGGCGGAATCCTCGCTCTTGTTGAAAGAGATCTTGCAGGCGGACGTGATCCTTTTGCGCTGGTTAATGATGAACTTATTCCTGCGATTATGGAAGTCGGCGAGAAGTATGAACGCAAGGAATATTTTCTGCCACAGCTTTTACAGTCTGCCGAAACTCTCCAGAAAGCCTTTGAAAAGCTGAAACCTATCATGGAGGCAGCCGGAGGAACGGAGGAGCAGGACGTAATAGTTATGGCAACGGTTGAAGGGGATATCCATGATATCGGTAAAAATATTGTCTGCCTCATGCTTCGGAACCATGGTTTTGATGTGGTTGATCTGGGTAAAGATGTTTCGGCGGAAACTATCGTGAATGCTGCTCAGGAAAAAGGCGCTAAAATTATCGGCCTTTCCGCGCTTATGACAACGACCATGGTTAGAATGGAAGATACCATAAATCTTTTAAAAGAACGGAACCTTGATATCAAGGTCATGATCGGCGGTGCGGTTATAACCGGCGGGTTCTGTGATTCTATAGGCGCTGATGGCTGGTCTACCGACGCGGTTGCGGCGGTAAAAGTCGCTAAAGAGTTGTTGCAGTAA
- a CDS encoding RNA polymerase sigma factor RpoD/SigA — MKSKKENEPIVPELIEDEDDIIDVKPDFLPTPRAKGEVATKDPLHLYLNEISRFPLLEPEEEFRLAKRVQENGDQEAAFRLVSSHLRLVVKIAMDFQRRWMQNVLDLIQEGNVGLMKAVNKFDPDKGIKFSYYAAFWVKAYILKYIMDNWRMVKIGTTQTQRKLFYNLNKERQRLQTLGFDPTTSVLSENLNVTEEEITEMDKRLAKNDLSLNLKFGEDSEATRMDFLPDLGPGIEETLANKEISTLLLEQLRTVAPKLNEKEQVILDDRLLSDSPRTLREIGEEFGVTRERVRQIEARLLNKLRDHLAETVKDFSEDWIPDNE, encoded by the coding sequence ATGAAATCAAAAAAAGAAAATGAACCAATAGTTCCGGAACTTATAGAAGACGAGGACGATATCATAGATGTCAAACCCGATTTTCTACCGACTCCGAGAGCAAAAGGCGAAGTAGCCACTAAAGATCCGCTGCATCTCTATCTTAATGAGATAAGCCGCTTTCCTCTGCTTGAGCCTGAAGAAGAATTCAGACTGGCAAAAAGAGTGCAGGAAAATGGAGATCAGGAAGCTGCATTTCGCCTTGTATCTTCACATCTTAGACTGGTGGTTAAAATCGCCATGGACTTCCAGCGGCGCTGGATGCAGAATGTGCTGGATCTTATTCAGGAAGGAAATGTCGGCCTTATGAAGGCGGTAAATAAATTTGACCCTGATAAAGGTATCAAGTTTTCTTACTATGCAGCCTTCTGGGTAAAAGCTTACATCCTTAAATATATCATGGATAACTGGCGCATGGTTAAAATCGGAACCACCCAGACCCAGCGCAAACTTTTTTACAACCTGAACAAAGAACGCCAAAGACTTCAAACACTTGGCTTCGACCCGACAACATCAGTGCTCTCCGAAAATCTCAATGTGACCGAAGAAGAGATTACGGAAATGGATAAAAGGCTGGCGAAGAATGACCTTTCCCTGAATCTCAAGTTCGGAGAGGATTCAGAAGCCACCCGTATGGATTTTTTACCTGATTTAGGTCCGGGCATAGAAGAAACTCTTGCTAATAAGGAGATTTCCACCTTACTTCTTGAACAGCTTAGAACAGTAGCTCCGAAATTAAATGAAAAAGAACAAGTTATTTTAGACGACAGGTTGCTCTCTGACTCTCCGCGCACACTTAGAGAAATAGGTGAAGAATTCGGAGTGACTAGAGAAAGAGTCCGCCAGATTGAAGCTCGGTTATTAAACAAACTGAGAGACCATCTAGCCGAAACAGTAAAAGATTTTTCTGAAGATTGGATACCTGATAATGAATAA
- a CDS encoding tetratricopeptide repeat protein — protein MIYPASTHCKAISSAAILAIFFVIALSGCAAKTGINSSAANPQLTPETQLTFDYLVYQDYLSRLSQIMRSGDRSQEASLESARLQQEAIVVVDRILKVDPRAQLYAEKASLFWAAQQIDEAREALKEGLKKFPEDRKLIMSLSSTYLVENRTTDAESVLQEYIHKHPNDLVVITQLARILLEQKKFAQALDTLKVIPAEKRTTEILYYYAKASAGLGLTKQAIRALQKAVKVKPDYLEAWGELAYLYELGKDYDAAEKIYTKMLEFPEASNHIRLRLIELSLKLNNPDRGLSLVLEGPRNTAFLLDSAQIFLNSKFYGQASTILDIFVLEKEIPDAYYFFKASIAYEGEEDPAKALNFLNKVKPSSDHYDRSLQFKAHLLIDLKKDKEALTVLRKGQEQFPDNPNFFLIEASLHIELKQPEKAEETLLRGYKNIPDSPQILFQLGIIEERKGNIDNTLKYMEKIISIHPDHADALNYVGYILADRNEQLDRAMVLISRANKLEPDNGFIIDSLAWVHYRLGNFDEAWKNIGRALSLQPRQPELWEHYGDIALAMGNKKEAAKAYKRALKFDPENKELRRKLDSL, from the coding sequence ATGATTTATCCAGCATCTACACATTGCAAAGCAATATCTTCTGCCGCAATTCTAGCTATATTCTTTGTTATTGCTTTGAGCGGTTGTGCTGCAAAAACCGGAATTAACTCCTCGGCTGCAAATCCGCAATTAACCCCCGAGACTCAGCTGACTTTTGACTACCTTGTTTATCAGGATTACCTGTCACGCCTTAGTCAAATCATGCGCAGCGGGGACAGGTCTCAGGAAGCATCGCTTGAGTCCGCACGTCTGCAGCAGGAAGCTATCGTTGTTGTTGACCGCATCCTGAAAGTTGACCCCAGAGCTCAGCTTTATGCTGAAAAAGCATCTCTTTTCTGGGCAGCCCAGCAAATTGACGAAGCGCGGGAAGCTCTCAAGGAAGGCCTCAAAAAATTCCCTGAAGATCGAAAACTGATCATGAGCCTTTCCAGCACCTATCTTGTTGAAAACAGAACTACGGACGCTGAGAGTGTTCTTCAAGAATATATACACAAGCATCCCAATGATCTTGTTGTCATAACTCAGCTTGCCCGTATTCTGCTTGAACAGAAAAAATTTGCACAGGCTCTTGATACGCTGAAAGTTATTCCGGCAGAAAAACGGACAACCGAAATTCTGTATTATTACGCAAAAGCAAGTGCAGGCCTCGGACTGACCAAGCAAGCCATCAGAGCTCTGCAAAAAGCTGTTAAAGTAAAGCCTGACTACCTTGAAGCATGGGGCGAACTGGCTTATCTATATGAGCTTGGAAAAGACTATGACGCAGCTGAAAAAATTTACACAAAGATGCTGGAATTCCCTGAAGCATCCAACCATATCCGCCTGCGCCTTATAGAGTTGAGCCTTAAGCTGAACAACCCCGACCGAGGGCTGTCACTGGTACTGGAAGGCCCGCGCAACACTGCTTTCCTACTCGATTCGGCACAGATTTTCTTGAACAGCAAATTCTACGGACAGGCCTCGACGATCCTTGATATTTTTGTACTGGAAAAAGAAATCCCTGACGCTTATTACTTTTTCAAAGCTTCAATTGCCTACGAAGGAGAAGAAGATCCCGCTAAGGCTCTTAACTTCCTGAACAAAGTAAAGCCAAGCAGCGACCATTATGACCGCAGTCTGCAATTCAAGGCGCACCTGCTTATCGACCTGAAAAAGGATAAGGAAGCTTTGACCGTTCTTAGAAAAGGACAGGAACAATTTCCCGATAATCCGAACTTCTTTTTGATAGAAGCATCTCTTCATATAGAACTCAAGCAGCCTGAAAAAGCTGAAGAAACTCTTTTAAGAGGATACAAGAATATACCTGATTCTCCTCAGATTCTTTTTCAGCTGGGCATAATAGAAGAGCGAAAAGGAAACATAGACAATACCTTGAAATACATGGAAAAAATAATATCCATACATCCGGATCACGCAGACGCACTCAATTATGTCGGATACATTCTTGCCGACAGAAATGAACAGCTTGACCGCGCAATGGTTTTGATATCCAGAGCAAACAAGCTTGAGCCGGACAACGGCTTCATAATAGATTCCTTGGCATGGGTTCATTACCGCCTCGGAAATTTTGATGAAGCTTGGAAAAACATCGGGCGTGCTCTTTCTCTTCAGCCAAGGCAGCCGGAGTTATGGGAACATTACGGAGATATAGCTCTTGCCATGGGAAACAAAAAAGAAGCTGCAAAAGCCTACAAAAGAGCCCTTAAATTCGACCCTGAAAATAAAGAACTGCGCAGGAAACTGGATTCCTTATGA